The Onychomys torridus chromosome 4, mOncTor1.1, whole genome shotgun sequence DNA window GAGACTCAACTTCTTTGCAATGAAGACGCCTCAGCATGCATGATTTTTTGCTTTTCAGAACATCATTTTGACTTACCTTCAAGTTtgtcatgagattttttttttaatacaatagCATACAATGATTTgaatttttgtgtttctgtttacATTCCCCACATTGTCTTTAGAGCTACTATTAGGCATTAAAGGGGTTGAAAATGGGAAAGCCAGGAAAAGTTAAGAGCAACATaagtaagaaatatatatatgtttaaaaaaatttcatcttACACTGCCAGCCCAaaactctccagctccattttctTTTACCAACTTGGAGTAAACATAGATCTGCTGTCCTTTCTTGACATTGATGAACCTACAGTCTGGGGCGTTGTAATCGTCCTGTGCTTTAGCCAGAGAAATAGTATctggaagaaacaaaaaatgaagtgACTGGATATCCTAAGAGTAAAAAGGCAAAGCATATGCGGAATGTAGAAAAGTCCAGCTGGGCtgcaaacacagagagaaagccaggAGATAAAAAGCTGCAGCAAAACCTTCGGCATGTGAATTCTGCACAGTTTGACACCAAACACAGACCACAAGATACAGTGCTGagaatgcacacacatttaaGATTCACTACAAAGCACATATTTTTGATCATATGATAGGAAGACAATGCAAACTGAACCATTAACAAGTCCTTACAGACACACTCCTCATCTGCACACAGCTTCTTAGAAGAAAGTTTATCCATAAACACTCCATGCCCAGCACATAGAGCCACAAGGCCCCCAATCAAAAGAATCACTATTTTTGCCATCTTCCTTTTTCGCTGTTTTGACTAGCATGCTTCGCCTGactttgtgttcttttatttcaAAGCCAGACCTCTAGGTAAATACCCAGCCAATAGGAAGGGGCCACCCCCACCCAGGCTTTCATAATGTGTGTTCCTGGATTCCAGAGGCTTTTTAGCATTTCATTTCCCAGAAAGAGTCAAATTCTGTGTCTGTGTTCCATGCAAATGGTACACTACGGTTAAAGTTACTTCTGCCATGGCTTGTGGTGACCACCAGCAAGGCACTGTTGAGAGGACTGTGAGAATGCTAagcattgtttatttttctgttttgcccTCTGATCCTTTCAGTGGATGAGCAAACATTTGTGGAAGGTAGAAATCTGTTCAAGATGTAAaacaggctggggagacagctcagtggataaaacgtttgctgtgtgagcatgaagAATAGGGTTCAGAACCCAGAGCCCCCCCACAAACTGAACAGGCTTGGTGGCCCACCTGCTATTCCAGCACTGTAGAGACAGCCATAGGCATCCTTGAGGTAAGCTGGCTAACTAGACTAACGGGAATTGGCAAGCTCTGAGTTCAACACTAATCCCAagtattaaagagaaaaattgaGGAAGACAGTTAATGTCAACTTCAGGCCTCCTCAGGAACACatatgcatccacacacatgtgaacacaccacacacacacacacacacacacacacacacacacacacacacacatacacacacaccaagccacacaatatacatttttaaaaagtaaaaatgccttgagtataaaatttatttctagtAATTCTAATAAAATTCTAGATTTACATAATATGTAAATAAAGTCATCTTACACAAATCTTTTGTGATAGGTTTCTTAGAAGTCATGTTTAGCCTGAGCCGCTGGTGGGTTATATAACATACTACAACCAGATCTCCTACCAATGTGGAAGCAAGAGCTGAGGGGCTGAGGAAGTGGTAGTGAGTCCTTTATGTCTGTGTGCATTAGCTTTCCCTCTCTACAACACAGGCCTGAGACAATAGACTGAAAAATCGTTTATTTATTCTGAGTTACAGGTCTGGAAGTTTAGGTCCATGATCACTGCTCCCATTGACTCAGGTGCGTGGCACATCTCAATGGAAGCCAGTAACAGAGATCATCACTTATCTTACAACTAGAAAACAGAAGATACAAAAAAACAGCCCATGAGGCTCTGTCACCCCAATGACATATGTACCTCTCAGTAGGTTTCAACTCTCAAAGGTGCCAATTCCTCCCAGGTGCACCAATCTGGAAACATATGTTTAACAAATATGCTTTTCAgggacttcctcctcctcctcctcctcctcctcctcctcctcctcctcctcctcctccttctcctcttcctcctcctcctcctcttcttcctcttccttttcctcttcctcttcttcattgtcttcttcttcttttcttctttgtttttgtttttgttgttgttttcgagatagggtttctctgtgtagctttgtgcctttcctggaactcattttgtagctcaggctggcctcgaactcacagagattcacctggctctgcctcccgagtgctgggattaaaggtatgtaccaccactgcccggcttagcaACTTCTTCTAAGGATCATGTATTTAGTCTGTACATGCCATGATTCATCATAGAAAAGAGGGGGAAATTTGAGGTTtgtaactgtggtggtttgaataaaaatgtcccctATAGGCTCTTAGGAACTCCTcttgggaagtgtggccttgttgggatggataggtgtggctttgttagaggaagtgtgtcactggggatgggcttgggggtttcagaagcctaagccaggcccagtgtctctcatTCTTCCTGCTGCACCTGGGGATccaaatgtaggactctcagctacctctccagcaccatgtctgcttgcatgtcaCCATGTTTCTTCCCCACTCCATGACAATAAttaattaaacctctgaactgtaaaccagccccactAATTattgtttccctttataagagttgccatggtcatggtgtcccttcacagcattagaaaccctaagacagttaaCCCGCTTTCCTGCATTTGAGCATCTCTCCCAGTGGAAGATCACCCTGCCCCTGGCTTGTCCCCAAACCCTGGGGGTCGGAAATCCCTGTCCCCATGACTCATGGTTAATGGCCAAGCAATACTTTAGGTTTCAATGTACTCTTCCACTAGCTCACTGCTCCGAAAACCCTATAAATCCCACCCTCTCCTTCCAGCTCGCTGTTGTCTGTGGTCTCACTCAGAGGCAGCCACCAATCTATGTTTCTCCCCAACGATcgcttgtgtgaggtttgttgtatggtgtgactttatggtattccttggctcccaaatgctaggatacCCCTGTACTGGAAAACCTTTCCAGGAAATTTTAGAAGTCATCAATACATAGCTCTATCTATTTAGTAAAGGTTTGCTGAGCATATACTATGTGCCAAGTACTGATTTAGGCATGTGGGATCTAACATTGAATGAAAAGCAGTCTTGGTCCAAATAGTTTACCATTCCCCAAGGGAGACAGACAATATGTAGCTACTTTTTTATATAGGATGCTTGGGATGGGCAACTCTTTGATCAGGTGAAACCTCATCCTGTACCTACTGTTCCTTGACTAGGGCTCCTTATCAGTCTGCCCTCTCCAATTTGGCTGACCATGTGGCTTCAGAGACACAATATGAGAGATaagaatttaaattattaaaaattttgtGTAGAATACTTTTCCAAGGGATAAGTTGGTAATGCAAACTAtacttataataaaaaacttttCTTATTTGGGGTAGATACATGCATAGGTAGGAGTACATATGTGCAATAGTTTCACTGTTTTATTTGTGTTCCTATAAAGGTTTTTAGGGCATGTGGGTGTTTTCAGGGGAGGATCCTGCATACAGTTTGCCTGTTTTGGAAGACTCTTATTCAGTATCTTTATtagagataataaaaataaagcccacTAGGGCCAAAGTGCTCTTTGCTGACCACTCTATCCATGGGCTACCCAGAAGGACTATGATCCACAGCTACTGCCTCTTATCAATGTCAAATTCAAAATGGGCTTTCAATCCTCTTTCCTGCTTCACACCAAGGAGAGAGTGAATTAGAAACCACCTTGAGAGGTGAAATGGCAATGTGGcctttgttctatttttcttcccTTAATCCAAGGCTCTAAAAGCATCTGTGGAAAAATGCAAACATTGATTAACTCGTAGTTCTGACTGGACAGCTGTCTTCAGACTGATCTAGTCCCAAACTAGCCCTCAACACAGACTTAGAAGACAATTGCCATCTTGGAGCTACTTCAAGAAACAGGACTGGTAAACTCGACTGCCATGCTGTGCACAGCCTCACAGCGGAGTGGAGGTCAACCACCCCGAGCTATCATAACTAACAAGTAGCTAAGGCTAATATAACATTTGCATTGGTCTTGGGAAGGTGGAGAAAGAAAGGCGATGCCAAGCCTTCCTAGGCACTATGACCCCAGGAAGGCATGAGTTATTCCAGTATTTGCAATGGGCAAATATGAATTTAACTCTGATTGTGATAACTCAGACCCAAGCAATTGTACCTGATGCCATGCCCAAAACACTGTAGCCACTGGAGAAACTGAGCAGAGTTCTGACTAGATCCCATTTACCTCCTTTTTCTGGATTTTCAGATATGTTCTCCAGTACTTTCATCTTTAACTTATATGTTCGGCCTTTCGTTCTTAAAAGGAGTGTGTGGCTCCTTTCAAGTCTAAGGATAGGCTGCAGCACGTGGAGCTGAAACTGGGTAGGCATGGAATTAGGTGTGAGGGGAGCAAGGAAGCTGCAGCTGGGGCTTAGTAGCTGCCCCTTGGGTTAGATTTCTCCCCAGGACAGATGGTAAGGCATCAGGGACCGATCTCAGACTACCATCACTTTGCTCTGCTTTCTTCTatttgctttgataaataaaCTTGTGTTAAATGGTGTCTCACCAATAGTTTCTTTCCATCAAGAAGAAATAGTCAAGGAATACTCTGCCCAATAGCATCCTTCTGATGCACACTAGctctggtgttctctctctctctctctctctctctctctctctctctctctctctctctctcctcttcccccttctgcCTTGTTCTCTAGGACCCAGCTCCATCTGAGTCCTTCAGGGAGAAGACCCAGGCTAGGCCAGCAATTTTATCTAGTACTGTATAGGCTGCTGTTCACTGTTTATTTACTCACCCttctagagaccctgtcttaaaaacagaaacatagaAAGGACTGGGATACAATTCCATGTCAGGGCTCTTGCCTAGTGTCCACAAAGTCCTGGATTCGGTTACCATTACAATAGCTGATAAAATCTCCAATCTCAAGGATTGCATCTCAGGCTCAGTTCCGCTCATCATAGGGCATAGGGTAAAATACAAGGTCAATAAATTGAAACGTCCTGGAGAAGGGATGTCCCATCCAAAGTTATATGGCTCAGGAAAATTAAAGGACACCTTTCACCTCATCTCCTCAGACTTTCCATATTTCTCTCTCAGATGGGGACTCAAGCATTCAGAGTTACGTCTTGGTTACatccatgtgtacatatgtatacacacacacacacacacacacacacaaatacatatgaagtgaatgtgtgtgtgtgtgtgtgtaagattcaATCCCTTAAACCCCAAGTTAAGAAAATTGATCTTCCTCGGTAATATGGCTTGGCCATAACCCTGCCTGGGTGATGTACATTCTGACTTgagaatggaattttaaaatttaacaccATGCTTTAGTTGGATCTCCCCATGTTCAGAATTCATGGACTTAAGGTACAATCCTGACCTCTGTTTCTGTAAATTGGATCCTAATTCAGATGATATAATCCCACAGGTGAGTCTGCTTTACTACTCATATACCAACAAACTCCAAATTCAGTGGGggaatgaaattaaaatacaagtgGTATTATCATTAAAAAGGACAGTAATACAGTTTGAAAAACGTTCTTGGTGGTCCTTCAAAACCAAGCTCCCTCCCCTCATagctttgttgttattgtttctggTTGGGAAGGAAGATCACTCAACCATGGAACAGGTCCACTGGTGACAGTTAGAGATACTGAGTTTAGGTGCTTCCAGGAAAGGCCTGGTTGACAGAACCCAATACTAGTGAGTGATCCTGTGATGTCCAGATCTGTAGGTTCACACATTCCCAGGTAACTTCTAGCTAGCTTGCCTTccagcaaaaagaaaatattgtaaagaATTCTCTGGGTCCAGCCTGCCATTAGTGGACCTAACAGTGAGTTTCCCAGCCACCCTGCACCGTGtattctctccatccccttttcTATCCTAAACCATAGTAAGAGGGCAAATTATCTAAGCTATAATAACAGATTATATATAGAAATTTTGGCTCTGCATATTTTCCTTATTGCTTATACTAAGATAATTTCCCTGTCCAGGATATGTTATTTTAGCCAAATCTTGCTGGAATGTAATATTTGTGATCCATAGTTGTAAtattaaagaaggaaaataaatgaaagcctTTAAAAATTAAGGTAATAGATAACAGAGGAGCATACTTTCCAACGATTCAGAACTGCCAGTTATAGGGTTGTCAGAAGTCCTGACAGGAGTTCTATGTACCATTTCTgcaatttttatataatatggaaattattaaaattagatGTCATCCTTTTGTTCAAAACCTAACATGGACACACGTGTGAACACTTACCTGTATGTTCACAGCCATTTTATTCCTAATCCATTGATGTTACAAATTGCTGCATCCAACACAGATAGATAATGCTTACAGTAAAATTTGCCCATTTTACTGTTCCATCTGTGAGGCAACTGTATACAATCATGTCATAATCATAATTGATTTACAGCATTCCCTCATCCCAAACTTCAGCCCTAAGCAGCCACTTATCTGTCACAATAATTTTGCTGTTTGGATACATTTCACTTTTATTTGGAAAAAGTAAGTCTTTAATATAGTAGTTTTAGGAATAATTCATTTTGTTAATCTCTTAATAAATTTTGAATAATAAAAGATCTCTAACTAAATctaatgctgtgggataatgcttttggaCACTGGttcaataaaatgttgattggccagtagccaggcaggaagtataggcaggataagcagacaaggagaattctgggaagaggaaggctgagtcaggagtcaccagccagacacagagaaagcaagatgacaaggcagaactgagaaaaggtaccaagccatgtggctaaacatagataagaattatgggttaatttaagtgtaagagctagtcagtaaaaaACccgagctaatggccatacagctcataattaatataagcctctgtgtgtttatttgggtctg harbors:
- the Otor gene encoding otoraplin; this translates as MAKIVILLIGGLVALCAGHGVFMDKLSSKKLCADEECVYTISLAKAQDDYNAPDCRFINVKKGQQIYVYSKLVKENGAGEFWAGSVYGDHQDEMGIVGYFPCNLVEEQRVYQEATKEVPTTDIDFFCE